The genomic segment TGATGAGGCGGGCGGTTGTGACATAGAACAAATGTAATTATCTCATCCGAAAAAGGGCTAAGAAAGTACGAAGTTTCTCGGTATAATTTTGAACCTAATAAGCACGGCAAAGGCAAAGATGAATGGAACTGTCAACGTTACAAAATTGGTTATGGAGAGCAGCTTGCTCCATTCGTGGAGCAGAAGATGCTGCTAAGTATAAAGACTATATTCTTCCCCTTATCTTCTTTAAGCGATTGAGCGACGTATTTGAAGATGAACTTGCAAAACTTGCCCGTCAATTAGACGTTGATATTCCAACTACAGAACTTCTGGTTGCTGATGATCGCAAACTCATTCGGTTTTACCTATCGCCAGAAATGAGATGGAATGAGATTCGTAAGAACACAACCAATCTGGGCGAAACACTAACTGATATATTGCGGCAAATTGCAAGAGAAAATCCTAAACTACAAGGGGTAATTGATCGCCGTGACTTTAACGCTACGGAGCAAGGGCAACGTGTGCTGGATGATGATATTCTCGCTGGATTGATAGAGATACTCAGTGAGTACCGCCTGGGTCTTAAAGATGTTGAACCTGACATCATCGGACGTGCTTACGAGTATCTTATTCGCAAGTTCGCCGAGCGTGGGAGTAGTGCGGGTGAATTTTTCACACCAACTGAGGTTGGTTTCTTGATCTCTCGTATACTCGATCCTCAGCCGGGTGACACGATTTATGATCCCGCTTCCGGTTCAGGGGGTTTGCTGATTAAAGCTCAGTTACGGCATAGAGAAAAACTAGCTACTGCATCCAGCAAGTCTATAGATGATCTAAGCCCAGAAGACGACCCACTGCCTGTGCATCTTTATGGGCAGGAATACCAAGCGGATAACATCGCGGCTGCCCGAATGAACGCCTTTATTCACGACATGGACGCAGAAATTCTACGCGGAGACACAATTCGTAATCCCCTGTTTTTGGATGGTGGTAGTTTGCGGAAATTTCATAAAGTTGCCGCAAACCCAATGTGGAATCAGAATAATTTCGCTGAAAGTGTCTATGAGAATGATACTTTTGGGCGTTTCATCAATGGTATTCCACCAATTAATAGTGCCGATTGGGGGTGGATTCAGCACATGTTTGCTAGTCTACTCCCAGGCGGGAAAATGGCTGTAGTTCTCGACACAGGAGCAGTAGCACGGGGAAGCGGCAACAAGGGAGCAAATCGTGAACGGGACATCCGCAAAGCCTTCATAGAAGCTGACAGGATAGATGCGGTAGTCCTTTTACCAGAAAATCTGTTTTTCAATACCAGTGCGCCAGGTGTAATTATGGTCATACATCGTACTACAGTCGAAACACCTCGCGCTCATGCGGACGAAATTTTACTGATAAACGCCAATAAAATGTATGAAAAAGGCAATCCGAAAAATTTTATGACTGAGTTACATATCAATCAAATTGGGGAAGTCTATCTTGAATGGAGAGAAGTTGAAAACCTCAGTAAAGCGGTCAAGCGAACGGAGGTGATTCGCAACGATTACAACGTATCGCCCTCGCGCTATGTTTCCCATTCGGATGTTGAACCAGCGCTCCCGCTTGAAGAGGCATTAGTCCGCTTACAGGAGGCAGAGGAAGCCCGAAAAGAGGCTGATAGGAAATTAGATTCAGTAATGGAAATATTAGGATTTGTAAATTGGCGTGAATTCGATAGCAAGGTAAACAACAATGATGCGGAATAACCCCCCCTTGACACAGTTCAAGGAGACAGAAATTGGTCAGCTTCCCTCAGATTGGAATGTCGCCGCTATAAAGAATTGCGTCACTTTTTCTCGAAAGCCTAAGAGCTTGAATTTATCTCAATTTGAACTCATCCCTTTTGTACCTATGGAACTCATTTCTGAGCAAGGAATATATGCAAATCAGTTTGAACTTAGAAGTCCAACTGAAATAAATAGCGGAAACTACTGTGAACGTGGCGACCTTCTAGTTGCGAAAATA from the Anaerolineales bacterium genome contains:
- a CDS encoding SAM-dependent DNA methyltransferase, with the translated sequence MELSTLQNWLWRAACSIRGAEDAAKYKDYILPLIFFKRLSDVFEDELAKLARQLDVDIPTTELLVADDRKLIRFYLSPEMRWNEIRKNTTNLGETLTDILRQIARENPKLQGVIDRRDFNATEQGQRVLDDDILAGLIEILSEYRLGLKDVEPDIIGRAYEYLIRKFAERGSSAGEFFTPTEVGFLISRILDPQPGDTIYDPASGSGGLLIKAQLRHREKLATASSKSIDDLSPEDDPLPVHLYGQEYQADNIAAARMNAFIHDMDAEILRGDTIRNPLFLDGGSLRKFHKVAANPMWNQNNFAESVYENDTFGRFINGIPPINSADWGWIQHMFASLLPGGKMAVVLDTGAVARGSGNKGANRERDIRKAFIEADRIDAVVLLPENLFFNTSAPGVIMVIHRTTVETPRAHADEILLINANKMYEKGNPKNFMTELHINQIGEVYLEWREVENLSKAVKRTEVIRNDYNVSPSRYVSHSDVEPALPLEEALVRLQEAEEARKEADRKLDSVMEILGFVNWREFDSKVNNNDAE